CGAAAAGtattggactttggatccttgtcatttgatttctggggattattttgattggaaaatgtgatgaaatgtttgaCGACTATAACAACATCCCCAGTTTGTATGTTAGTCACAGACAAAAGAAATGCAATACGCTGTGGAAATAACAGAAACGGCccgatgttcggaattgtcaattagGCTAACgatacaaaatgaccaaatggTGAAGGACTGGTTTTCTTaacttttaacaaataatttGTGATGAATGCAAcaacatttgaataaaaaaactgaGGGATCACTATATACTACAAGTAGATGAAAAATAGAGGAGAAAATGCAAATATGTATTtgataagaaaaacaaaaacattggggatatttaaatattatatagATTTGGCTCCTCCAGCTGTCCCCAGCCCAATTTACAGCCGGTTCAGGCCCCCCTTGAAGTCCGGCCCTTCTTCCCCCCCTTTCGCTCTCTGCCAGACTTCACAGTCCGCAGCGGGTCAAACTGCGCTGCCTCCCccctctcacgcacacacacaaccccaGTCCGACCTTGTCGAGATCAAACTCAACACTCACACAGCCCTCATCCATCGGCTTGTCCTTTATCGCCATTTGCCCTCGTTTCGACGACTTTTGGAGCCGGTTTGGAGTAAAGGTGCAAAGCAGCCCATCAAGCTAGCagcaaaagcaaaaagcaaCCGGCGGGCAGGCAGGCACGACTCGCCGGCCACTCACTCACAGATGTGGAAAAGGAGAGCAAGAAAAGAGACCAAACGGCACACAAACTTCTTACAAGTCACCAAAGAGGCTGAGCGACTCACCGGAGAGTCCGTAAACGACGAGGAGTGTTGTTAAAAGTCCGCAGAACGGCTTCATGGCTCCGTTGACGGGACTGGACCGGAGCGGAGCGTGTTGCCCTCGCGCGTCCCAACTGTGGATGAAAATCAATCAGCCAGCCAGCCCGCccgcttgcttgcttgcttccaCCGAAGAAGTGGGCTGTACCACTAACCACTATGACGGGGCACCGCTTCTGCTGGGAACCAAGTGGGATGGACCACGAGAAgtacttagctacttgtactcCGCTTCAAAAACATCAAAGCACATTAGTCGAAACAAATGTTACTTTTTatgtacaaatacatacaaataaataaataaaaacattttaaacttggCAAATAATACCAAACACcagacataaataaaaaaatattagatgaaaaatacacaaatactgTATTAGATTCTCAAGTCAGTTTTATTGACTAATCTGAaaatatgactggatagccgatagcccatacaccccagcgcaagccgttgaagtcacagggcggccatcttgctcctcccatctcgctactactgtataaactatatggTATGGGGTATATATGCCacggcgggacttccgacttccgacttcctggtttttaCACATcggctttgtttccgtttcctgtttgcgacgcgCGGGCCGCATCCCAGTTCTTGTgattccgcctttgtgcccctcggttgcgcgttcccgccgacacatttcagagagttgaaaCGCCGATGGACGGGAGCGTGTGgttgggggagggagggggaaggggttcgagtgttggaacgcggccatgagtggccggaaacgacgctgatgtgtgaaacccggaagtcggaagtccgtggcatctacacCATACGTACAGttttggcctatcggctatccagtcatatattcagatcagtggttttATTTatagagaactttttttttttttttttttaaacgatgtTAACACAGCGTTGTACATAATAAAGATCAAgaatattcaattaaaaatgcacaaatataaccaaaacattttttaaatgaatttctaCCAGTGGGCAATTTGTACAAGTCCTTTGGGTGTTGTCAAGGAAcacgaagaaaaaaagtgttgcaaaaCAAGGAAGCGAAAGTTAATATAAACCCTCGGAGATTGCTTCCTGAAGGGCAAAGTATGATCATACACTTTGGAACGGGCTGACGATGCTTGCGCTGTCAGCAGGTTGGAGGTGGCATCCTATTTATTCACTTAAGATAAACAGAAGGGCTTCTGCTGTCCAAGCTCCGAAGTTGACTTCGAAATTGTTATTGTTTCGAAAAACACATGTTGAAAGTCATAAAGTGAAATGAGTGCAATAATTCCATCATCGTCATCCGTGTGACCGCTTGACGTCAAGATAACAGATAAGATATTGCTGTGcttttatggcatttttttgtGGCTCGACTCTTGATAGACAAAGCTACTAAATTTTATGTTGCAAAGTTTAACAGGcttggggggggcgggggggctttGCAGCGCTTGCGGTCATTGTGAATAAAGCATGAGCCTTGATTGTGTTGGCCGGCTGTACCTCCTGCCTTTAAACATCCTCTGGTGGCTTATTCCTATCCGGGGAGAGCATAAATCGCCGGGTGGTCAACGGTGCCCTTTTCTACAATCAATGAAACCTCTTCCGGTTTGCACATGATTAATCAATTCCTTGTGTGTGTCCTCATAACACAAGCTCAAGAATCCTTTTCGCACTGTTTATGACAAGAAATGAGAGGAAATCACGTGCAAACAACCTGTCAAAAGTTTTGAAACAGTGTATCATGCTCGTGAAAGGGGGTAGTGACTCCAAATATTTGACAAGTAGTGTCGATTTTGACAATGAGGACATTTTTCTTGAGGAAgcaaaaaatggggggggggggggtatctgtGGATGTTAATTCTGTGAGAAAAACTTGTTTTGCTATCTGGAGAAATCCCAGAggtgaaaaaagacaaaagtcttTTTGTTCATCATGTGCTTTTTCTATTGGTCAAAGAGAAACATTTGATTCaaatcaggttttttttttttcgggggtgTTGAGGTGGGTGTGAATGtgacttttcattttattgccatatcacccagccctatGAACAACCATCGGATTGGCTCCTGGCCCTTGGCCTCAAGTTTAAAAGAACTCCAGCAATGAATGATGTGACAACAGCTAAAATGAGCGACACCGCGGCTAATTTACTGGAACAAACGTTGCTGAGGGACTTTTGAAAACACAAGTAAGATGAAAGTGTAAGCAGCGTTCAAATAGCGAAACGCTCGCGTTGATGCTTGAGAGTTTTAGGAAAGCGTTTTGAGGCAGACCGTGCTAGCCCTCACCCGGGGTGACACGTTGTTCCAAAGCTTATGCAGTCTGACGCGACAAACGTGCTATTCACTCTGGCAACCCCAAGAAGCAGTTTTCAATCTTTAGCACAGAAACGACAGCAAAACCTGGACAACACAACTCATTTCTTGTTTCTTTGAAATGTTACCAAAATGTCACGAAAATCTcagccaaggttattttagttaacgaaaactaatgaaaaaacaaaaaaatataatttaaaaaactatttcgttcacgaaataaaataaaaaggtaaatgctttttttttttttataaacgaaaactaaaaaactacattttaacTAAAACCAAcctttattttagtatttgttaattaatttaaagcatgagcctttggggatgattttaaacgtgatttaagtatatttattttaatattaaccggattaaggacatttgaaagtgtgtcacacagaagtgatgtcatctagcagcagccaatagaaaagcaccttcagatgacgtcactcATGGTGACAATTTTGCGTCCTTGAATTTTGGCGCCAATGGCTTGGCTCGCCTTCTCAggcgaaatgcaacgctaggtaggaaattagtattttttttcattttattatggtctaaatattgcacacaagtaatacactttttttttttaacccgaaaactaatactgaaactaactacaaataaagttaaacgtagcatttttttaaataaccaaaactaataaaaactaacagaactaaccctaaaaaacaaaactcaaaaatcgaaaattccaaaactataataaccctgatcTCAACAAATCATAGGTATAAGAAGGTTGTctttcctccatttttttttttttttttacatactccttttcttcattttgctCAAGTCATTGGTCATCGCGACCAAATCGTTCTCGAGGTTTTGCCAGTCAGTCAACTAACTCCACATGGTCAGATTTCATGatgcatttattaaatgttggcAAAAAACGAATAAATCACAGCAAAGTCAAGGTTCGAGACAAACTCCGACTATAATAAACAGTGCAGCGACCTCCGCCAAGGTCATCTCAGAAGGACATGGCCCAATTTCCCTCACGTGCAAAGACCTCCCGCCAAGGCAATCCAGATTTGCCCCGACATGTACTGCTTTCCCATTTGGCCCAGTAAACCCAAGCGGTTCTCGTCTGCTCTCATCTCCTCAGTCCTCTCGGAGGTACGCTTCGGGCACGTCGTCCTCGCTCTTCTCCAGAGCGGCGGCGCGCCGAGCGCTGGCCTGGATCTCCAAGGCTTTGGCCTCGGCCAGCTTCTTGTCGGCGTCCCGGGAGGATTTGCGCGCCTCCTCCACCTGGGAGCGGACCACCTCAATGTTGCTCTGCATGCTGATGGACGCATGCTCCGCCCCTGCAAACGCTCAGCGTGACAAAGTGCATCTGGAAAGGCTTCCTCCAAGTGGCCCAGGGTCCCAATTGAACTCACTTGCTCCCGAAAATGGATACAAACTTTCGATTTGAAATATTGCTGCGCTCTCAAagacgtattcatacgtttatgtttttgttttttattactctcgagcatacagaaggctttgatgcagcctctcaactgcaaagaacggttgaagcagtGGTCGTTACGACAAAAAATGacctgcaggtggcagcagagtataagagctcaaccagggccatgttgcaaaaagctcatttccccagtgttttcaacagctttgtaaataacgatgaaacttagctatattctaatgctaattgctgcaaaacggaaacatatagaaatatacttttttttcctgatgaaaggagagactctaatctttcttttggtagcttccatgtttttatagcaatacaacacaatattctgtgggccttgcaaaatcggtcaaaatccagcaaaacagccgggagcgaagggggttgcttcagggaaaatggcgTTATTCGCGTTATTCATACCCGCTAGTCATGTCTACAAGCAATCACGGCATTTTCTGGCGCCTCTGATTGATCCatcagagacattcacggcaaaataacgcatTGCAGGAGGGTTTACGggaaaataaccactgcctaaacaatcgcaagggaaaaacatttttgttctgCGATGTACAGAGAGCATGACGCCACCGtatcatttattgatttatctTGCCTCTACAACACGAAGCTCAACCACACAGGAGAAAAGAATGGACTTTCTTTTTGCCACTGACTTCTGAAGGTCTgcgttttctttgtatttgcctAAGTAGATGCGCTTGATGTGCTTTAAGCAGTTATGTCACAATTAGACCTTGCAGGGGACGCATTCCATTACGGTGGCaatatttgatatttgtttacatttcaattggggaaaaaagtggcttgaatatgaaatgaaatatcGTGCTTGCAATTAAAGTGCTATTATTCCGAAGCATCAATCACAAATCAATTGTTCAGTAATTACTAGcaatattgtcaaaaatatcgTCACggcaaatttctttgaaatatcgtgatatcatTTTTCGGCCATATCAGCCACCTCTAGTTTTGATTTACATTTATGTGCAGCATTTTCTTCCAGCGGAACTATTCTACAAATATAATTGAATTGAGAAGTTATGAGCTCAGATCAAAGCATCAAGAGTactgctttggcgccatctcgTGGCATTTTGGTGCCAAGGCGCTTCAATGAAGTGAGTTGCGTTTCATTTTGACAGACATAAAAATAGTGCTATGACGCCATGGTGTGGCATCCATTAGCAATTACAAAACCTTCTTTCGGCACAATTCCTGATAGTATTTTGTCTGTTTGTGGCTTCAGCAAGACCACCGTGTCTGCTTTCAACTTCAAGGGTCGAACCCGTAAAGTTACACGGGGGATTTTTCCTGCCCACCTGAAGTGTACGCCGCCTCCGCTGCCGTTGCACACAGGTGAAGGGCGCTGGTCCACACCGCCTCAAAACGCTTGCATTCCTCTTGCCTGTCGCTGacctatcacacacacacacaccacaacaTGTGGCATCACTTCGCCACGGTTGGCGGTCGCCTCGTACCGACGGCCGGGACTCACCTGCGCTCGCTGGCCAATCATCACCTGCCAGATGGATTCCTCCTCCGTTTGGCTCAGATTCCCCAGTGAGGCCAGGTAGCGTTTTTGGAGCGCTAGCAACGTGTGCACAGCCTGCAGAGGCGTAGTTTGCCGTTAGACAAGGCAGGCAAATTGCTTGGGGCCCCTCAGCCGGCAGGGGCCCCCCACAGGGCCAACAGATGACACACACCACAAATCCTTCACATTAGTAATGCAGCAAAGTCAAATGACCGCCCAAATTCCCTGAGTcacgtgttttgttttgaagaaaaagtacagtaagtctgattattttttattttttgtacataatgtttttttaaaccaaaccaATTCATTCATTGgtcaacattttcaacctgAGAAGTCGGGATGTCACCATAATGACAATATTGTGAACTACATGGATCGTAATCATTTGTGCCGctgagccaataggagcacGTGACAATAAAAGGACTGTCCAAGCCGAGTCCTGCTGTTAttgtgtacaaaaacacaagattttgcttttatttcccCATATGAGGTTTTTTCTTCTCCCTCATCTGGTGTGGAGGAGGAGCCTGCCTGGTGACAAAGTTTGATGTTGTATTTTTGCGGGTCACTTGAAACTCACCTTTGAATACTCAGTGACGGCATCGATGAGGGCTAAAGTGGTCTGCGAGAGGAACGTGCTGCAACTGTCCGTCACCAGCGAGGCCGCTCGTCTGATCAGAGACTCGTGGGCGAGGCTCGGAACCTGcgacaacaccaaaaaaaacgaGAAGTTAGCAAACAGATCTTTCTTAAGAGGAAACTTAAAAATGCAGCGCCCTCCATAATTATTGCTTCATGAAGgacttgtgatgtttttttgaatacatttttgcaaGTGCATCATGaaggttcatgaagcttcattttcccatcactactaatcagtaaacttgtacactgtaagatttgtatatttatctgaaacttcaggcttttccatgcttaaagtgtgaaccttAAAcccaagtaagatgttttgttgaatatttccatcaaaaatggatgttcaaacatcgattcggccgcacaTTGAATCAACATGAGAATTGCGTGCtctaatattgcgatatatcgCCGaatcgttgttgtttttttaaacaccccctCGTCAATTCCATATTTAAAACTCGAATCTGTTGAAATGGCATGCTTTTGAATGTTGTTATTTTgcttggccattttttttttacaacgatAAAACAAAAGCTTGACTATGATACAGTTTTGCCAGTTTGACCCATAGAAAGGCAATTTTCCACACCAGCGCAAATAAGCATCATTGCGGCCCATTAATGAAATGAGAAACATTCAACGACGACGTGGTCTTACTTGCGTGAAGGGAACGGCGCACAGCCCGCCGCTCACTGCCGCCACAGACGTCACCACGCTCCTCCATCTTGCCAAGGCACGTCCGACAGGTTTGCTGCGCTTGCACAAGACCTGAGCATTGCTCCTGCAAGCAGCCACGCCCacaagaggataaagaatatatgacagGGAGCATTGTTTGTTATATTGTCTCTTTACATATGTTGCTGTCAAATTTGTGTTGTAACGACATCAATGCTACTTCTGTTAGCCTGTCAAAGATGTTTTGCATGGTGGGTTGGCATAGCTAGCAGACTTTCTAAAATGCATGTTGTTTTACGCTTAAACTTTGACAGGGAATGGCAACAAATAGATTGAAGCAATCACTCGGGTCTCTTTTCAGAAGGATTGTCGGCTGCTTGTTGCGAAGCTCACTGTCATAATTCATTTGGTActcacaactcaagacaaaaaaatatatcagcGGCGCGATTgctcatgtataaaataaaaacaaaaacgtactTGTCAGTCAACTTATTCATATTGATTTACTAGTGCACTCCAGGGCCACAAATTTTGTGGCCAAATGTCATGCACGCAAAATGATCATTTgtgtccacaaaaaaataaaaaataaataaattaattaaaataaattctacAGAAAGTATGTTTCATTGGCTTACCAACTGTCCAGTATGAAGCAACAAATAGTATTTTTGGCGCACGTATATGTTTTTAATGGTcacaaatgaacatttttcttGTTCACCGTCCGTCTccatgatgatgtcattacCTAGCGCAGGTGTGAGGCTGTGGCTGTCCGGTACACGTCATAACAAGAGCAACTTTTCGCCATTTCAGCTCAATCTACACGGTAAACATGAATGTTCTAAAACGTCTCGTTGACAGCTTGAATATCGATGTTTATTTAAGTTTATGTTTGAATTGTGCACCCATTGCGTCACTTTCGTTACGTTCCAGTGTCTTCCGGTTTCCTTTTCAGGTCGAACGCCATCTCATTGCTCGAAATAACAACAGCCACTCTTCTTTGTCAATATATTTCGTTATAGTCACAAATAATATCATTTCTCAGGCGAAAAGCtcaatttaaattcatttaaaatcgGACCTACCGGAGCAAACGGAGGAAGGTTGCTCCCCGTCCGAGCGCGGCCATGTTGGTCCGCCGCAGTAAAACGTAGCATCCGCCGTAGCACTGTAACACTTCCGGTTCCGGTTCCACCGcacgtgctgctgctgctatcTGGTGGCCAAAAAACTCCAAGCTTTCACGTTCTCACTCGGCTTggaaaggaaaatgcgaatgaaaagtgaaaacatgacaaaaacatgttttcggtGCTATGCTGCCAGGTATTCCAAAGGGTCAAACGCCCACCATCGGGTTCGTGGAAGGAATTTTCTCACAGTTTTGTTGTATAATGATAATATTTGTAATATGTATGTGTTGTTGTATGTGACTGGCTAGCCTCACATCTGTTCTCGTTTATGGACAATCCTGAACATCCGAGCGTCTTTACAATGCAACGCTTCCtttggtgaaaacaaacggcgtgTTGATTTTGCCTGCGACTCACCAGACGGATTGCTATAGTCGTCAAGCGAcatgtcatcacattttgaaatcaaaaataatcctcacaaatcaaattacaacgactCAAAtgccaatgcttttcaatgggcGGAAAGCTTCCTTTCACCAAAACCGCCATTTTGACATGTGACGTAAGCTCATCTAAACCTGAAATTTCATACGCTGATCAACACAAGAGTTTGGTGCCAAGAAAGTTTTAACGTTCTGATGTTGCTGAAGCCAATAAAATTAAtgatgttagttttttttcgaaagaacattttgtttataaaaaaaaaaaggaatattgcAAGATACAAGTCttgcaatattatttttattattattaatacttaCATTATTGATCTTATTATTTTTGGAAAGTCAAACTATTTGATACAGATTGTGCAGGTGCAGGTTGTCGCTAATTGTATGGTTGTTGAGtgtatttttgttataaaaGAGCTATAGTAATCGAGCATTGCATTATCATTGCTGTCTGATGAAATCTAAGGGCGTGTCGTAGGTGAACAACAACTTGTGAATAATTAATGAAGTTAGTAATGCGTTTCACTGGACCTTATTATTAATACTCGGGACAGGGCCAAGTGTCTCAGGATGTCATGTTTGTATACAAAAACACATGacgacacattaaaaaaataaaatataataataaaatcccaTTGTGAAGTTGAAACCTTGCCAAGACAATTTGTTTCACTAAAGAATGTGGCCAACAACGCAATAAATATcaatgcaatacatttttttaatgccaaacCATCAGATAGATAATGAAcgataaataaagaaaagttgTGCTTCAACCCCCTTCAGCATAATTTACAGTAGTTGCCATTGAGATGCTTCGAACCCGgtatttataaaatacattaaaggtACTGAAATTCCACGATTCAATAGACTTCAAATGATTACAATGTACAAGGCTAAGAAAACAATTGTACttacaaatatttaataaaaaacataattgacTACAATCGGAAGCATTTCAAATGCCAAGATTTAGCAGCAAAGGGATGGAAAGGACTAAAGCTAAAGGTTAAAGGTCAAAGTTAGGAAGCAACCGCAACAACCAAACTCAATccatgtatttaaaaagtgtattaaatcCAAGATATTAAATCATTATGAAATTGATGATTAAGGTCTGCCATTCgtgcaattacaaaaaaaggaaagaccGTTTGTGAGCATCTCAAGTTGAAAACGTTTTCATTTCTGGTTTCCCGATGAGTGCTGATGGCGTGATGCAATCGATGACATTAAAATACTTACGATTGGACATCCAACTAACTCTCCAAAACCTTGACATTGtgtggcacatttttttttgtccatcattTGACTGGAATCATACATTCAAAATATGACCACATGTCTCAAAAgaagcaaaatgaaataaattatcaGCACGATGGACGAGTGGCGAGCAGCGCGTCTGCTTCACGCTTGTGAGGTTCAGGGTTCGAATGTGGACTCGggtcaaatataaataaatattgacttCATTGCAGaatctaaattgtccataggtgagAATGTACGCATGGTTTGTCTGCACGTGCCCTGCGACTTgcaggcgaccagtccagggggAGACCAGTCTCTTGCTCAAACTCAGCTGGGATGGACCGCAGCCTCCACCCGAACGAGAGCAAGCGCCGCACATCGCATTTTCAGAACATTCCTCACAAGGTTTTGTCTAGAAATGAGCGGGAGTAGGACGAGGTTCCTTCTACTAACTGGACTGCATCAAGCGATCAAATAAATAGCCTTAAATAACGGGGAAGTGAAGGATACATTTAAACACCCCTTTAACAAAAATTCGTGAGCAGTTGACCCCTGCAAAAAAGGTGTAGAATTGCCTCTAGATGTTAAAGCCAAGTGCTTTAACAGCCAAACAAATGGTGACAAAGCAAAAATGACTACTACtaccactaataataataataaagaatgtGTGATGACGTGAATGCCGAACGGCGTTGAAGCAGCTGTTGACTGGCTTTTTGTGTTGGCGAGCCTTTTAATGTTGCAGCTACGTCGCTAACGCGCGCGTCCTCTTCAGTCTTCTCTCAGGTAAGCCTCGTGAATCTCCAGCTCGTCGGCGTCCTCCAGCGAGGCGGCGTACTCGGCCATCCTTTGGATCTCGTCCACTTTGGTCTCGGCTAGCTTcttgtccgccgccgccgccgcgtccCGGGCCCGTTTGGCGTGCGAGCGCGCCAGCTGCATGTTGGCCGTCAGCGTGACGGACGCCTGCTCCGACCCTAAGGACCGCAGGTGGGAAACTCGTCTCAGAAGTCAGCTTTCCATCCGattgtttcgaatttttttaagcaaatttactgaaaattacGGAAGCGCATTgcaaaaatcctgtttttctgactagtTTTTGAcaggagctttgttttttgagtaatttgttttcattttctgtttttctgattattatttttttctgtcataaaaaaatattctgaaaaacgggggaaatattcagaaaaacagagatggtgcttctgtttttcttaatattattattattttttcaatttaggcGTGCTAAGTGTACGTAAGATGGCCACCAGCGGCTTGACTTTTTGCAGCGGCGAGGAAGCGCCGTTGTTAGTCCATCATGATATAAGTCCATGCTTTAACTTGGCAAACAAGCAAACACGTAGCAGCATGCCATCCATGTGTGCGTCATGTGTGCATTATTGACAAATGTGTGTCCCGCTTCACTCACCGGACGCGTACGCCGCATCCGCCGCCATTTGGCACAAGTCGACGGCCTTGATCCAGGTGCTGTCGAAGCGTTTGCATTCGTCCAGATGATCGCTGACCTGTCAGAGGCCATTTGAGCGTCAGACAATTGGATAGCGTTCCCACGCACAAGCACACATCTATCTGTCACCTCTCTAGGCTCCGCCTCTTAAAGGCTCATGTACTACAACAGGCTAAGTCTTTAGCTGGAaagcggacatgct
The genomic region above belongs to Vanacampus margaritifer isolate UIUO_Vmar chromosome 5, RoL_Vmar_1.0, whole genome shotgun sequence and contains:
- the LOC144052500 gene encoding diablo IAP-binding mitochondrial protein-like; this encodes MAALGRGATFLRLLRSNAQVLCKRSKPVGRALARWRSVVTSVAAVSGGLCAVPFTQVPSLAHESLIRRAASLVTDSCSTFLSQTTLALIDAVTEYSKAVHTLLALQKRYLASLGNLSQTEEESIWQVMIGQRAQVSDRQEECKRFEAVWTSALHLCATAAEAAYTSGAEHASISMQSNIEVVRSQVEEARKSSRDADKKLAEAKALEIQASARRAAALEKSEDDVPEAYLRED